Proteins encoded within one genomic window of Micromonospora halotolerans:
- a CDS encoding CBS domain-containing protein, protein MTTVGEFMTTRLVTMDGSDTLTAAAQEMRDSAIGDVVVTDGDKVVGIVTDRDITVRGVAESLDPNTTKLDQITSKDVVTVSQYDDAVAAADLMRTYGVRRLPVTEDGRLVGLVSMGDLAVEREPQSVLADVSADDPNN, encoded by the coding sequence ATGACAACGGTCGGAGAATTCATGACGACCCGGTTGGTGACGATGGACGGCAGCGACACCCTCACCGCCGCGGCGCAGGAGATGCGTGACAGCGCCATCGGCGACGTGGTGGTGACCGATGGCGACAAGGTGGTCGGGATCGTCACGGACCGGGACATCACGGTCCGGGGCGTGGCCGAGAGCCTGGATCCCAACACGACGAAGCTCGACCAGATCACCAGCAAGGACGTGGTGACGGTCAGCCAGTACGACGACGCGGTGGCCGCCGCCGACCTGATGCGCACCTACGGGGTCCGCCGGCTGCCGGTGACCGAGGACGGCCGCCTGGTCGGCCTGGTGTCGATGGGTGACCTGGCCGTCGAGCGGGAGCCCCAGTCGGTGCTCGCGGACGTCAGCGCCGACGACCCGAACAACTGA
- a CDS encoding M16 family metallopeptidase: MTLIAARPGPGAARPYRFPQVVRRSAAGGQVVAAHLPGQNLAVALLLLDGGAGREPVGKEGLGGVLAKALEEGTAQRDATAYALAIEALGTELVTGLDWDSFQVSVQVPVDRLGAAVELLAEAVRTPKLDPADVRRVRDDEVTALRMDWANPGPRADAVLRAELFGADNRWGRPMYGDPESVAGLDVDDVTVFHSEWFIRPGTLIVAGDLDRIDLDALAATVFTGAGGAAADKGGPIGVTLSDRRRIILVDRPGSVQSTLRLGHPSPHRAHPDHVPMTLAGTVLGGAFTSRLNHLIREVRGYTYGIRGDFASSRRFGRFAISSGVQTAVTAPALVEAVGEVSRTRLTGVTEDELAVARSWRAGQLSVELQSPRAIASALTTLVVHDLPDDYHARLREALLAATVEEVSAAAAAHLHPESLTLVVEGDAAVIRDELVAAGLGDVVDHRS; encoded by the coding sequence ATGACGCTGATCGCCGCCCGTCCCGGGCCGGGTGCCGCGCGCCCTTACCGGTTCCCGCAGGTGGTCCGCCGGTCCGCCGCCGGTGGGCAGGTCGTCGCCGCGCACCTGCCCGGGCAGAACCTCGCCGTCGCGCTGCTGCTGCTCGACGGCGGCGCCGGCCGGGAGCCGGTCGGCAAGGAGGGGCTCGGCGGGGTGCTGGCCAAGGCGCTGGAGGAGGGCACCGCGCAGCGGGACGCCACCGCGTACGCCCTGGCCATCGAGGCGCTCGGCACCGAGCTGGTGACCGGCCTGGACTGGGACTCGTTCCAGGTCAGCGTGCAGGTGCCGGTGGACCGGCTGGGCGCGGCCGTGGAACTGCTCGCCGAGGCGGTGCGGACGCCGAAGCTCGACCCGGCCGACGTGCGGCGGGTCCGCGACGACGAGGTGACCGCCCTGCGGATGGACTGGGCCAACCCGGGCCCGCGGGCCGACGCCGTGCTGCGCGCCGAGCTGTTCGGCGCGGACAACCGCTGGGGCCGCCCCATGTACGGCGACCCGGAGAGCGTGGCCGGCCTGGACGTGGACGACGTGACCGTCTTCCACTCCGAGTGGTTCATCCGCCCCGGCACGCTGATCGTCGCCGGTGACCTGGATCGGATCGACCTCGACGCGCTCGCCGCGACGGTGTTCACCGGGGCCGGTGGCGCGGCGGCCGACAAGGGCGGCCCGATCGGGGTGACGCTGTCCGACCGGCGGCGGATCATCCTGGTCGACCGTCCCGGCTCGGTGCAGTCCACGCTCCGCCTCGGGCACCCGTCGCCGCACCGCGCCCACCCGGACCACGTGCCGATGACGCTGGCCGGCACGGTGCTCGGCGGGGCCTTCACCTCCCGGCTCAACCACCTGATCCGCGAGGTGCGCGGCTACACGTACGGGATCCGGGGCGACTTCGCGTCGTCCCGCCGGTTCGGCCGGTTCGCCATCAGCTCCGGGGTGCAGACCGCGGTGACCGCGCCGGCCCTGGTCGAGGCGGTCGGCGAGGTGTCGCGTACCCGGTTGACCGGGGTGACCGAGGACGAGCTGGCGGTGGCCCGCTCCTGGCGGGCCGGTCAGCTCTCCGTGGAGCTGCAGAGCCCCCGGGCCATCGCCTCGGCGCTGACCACCCTGGTCGTGCACGACCTGCCGGACGACTACCACGCCCGGCTGCGCGAGGCGCTGCTCGCCGCGACCGTCGAGGAGGTCTCCGCGGCGGCCGCCGCCCACCTGCACCCGGAGTCGCTCACCCTGGTCGTCGAGGGCGACGCGGCGGTGATCCGGGACGAGCTGGTGGCCGCCGGCCTCGGCGACGTGGTCGACCACCGGTCCTGA
- a CDS encoding PPOX class F420-dependent oxidoreductase, protein MADERTRQALTDLVASRRLGVLATLKRDGRPQLSTVVHSFDRDAGLIRISVTDGRAKTANLRRDPRASFHVSSEDGWAYAVAEGRAELTPVAERPDDPTVEELVGLYRAVQGEHPDWDDFRRAMVAERRLVVRLHVDRLYGMPPRG, encoded by the coding sequence GTGGCGGACGAGCGGACCCGGCAGGCCCTGACCGATCTCGTGGCGAGCCGCCGGCTCGGCGTGCTCGCCACCCTGAAGCGCGACGGCCGGCCCCAACTGTCCACGGTGGTCCACTCCTTCGACCGGGACGCCGGGCTGATCCGGATCTCGGTCACCGACGGCCGGGCGAAGACCGCGAACCTGCGCCGCGATCCCCGGGCCAGCTTCCACGTCAGTAGCGAGGACGGCTGGGCGTACGCGGTGGCGGAGGGCCGGGCCGAGCTGACCCCGGTGGCCGAGCGGCCGGACGACCCGACCGTCGAGGAACTGGTCGGGCTCTACCGGGCGGTGCAGGGCGAACACCCGGACTGGGACGACTTCCGGCGCGCCATGGTGGCCGAGCGCCGGCTGGTGGTGCGGCTGCACGTCGACCGGCTCTACGGGATGCCACCGCGCGGCTGA
- a CDS encoding amylo-alpha-1,6-glucosidase: protein MASNSTVRILDGNTFVVSEDTGDIEATPSEPTGLFSLDMRFLSKWVLTVNGERLNALSYDDLQYYEARFFLVPGMATHYIDAKLSIIRERAVGGSFRESLTILNHDEKAVDLEIRMDAGADFADLFQVKDEILNKKGETYAEAESDKLRLGYRRGNFRRETVISASRPARYDRNGFAWTLHLEPNEQWDAAIDVQTYAVGPGGRDLRMGLRAHGTERLALQHDLERWVAKAPKVNSEHGQVSSTYRRSLIDLAALRFSPLSLGGQTLPAAGLPWFMTMFGRDSILTCLQVLPFAPEMSKTTLRILAALQGTRFDDFRDEDPGRILHEMRYGETAAFEEQPHSPYYGSVDATPLFIVLLDEYEKWSGDVPLVMELERECRAALKWIDDYADLVGNGYIWYERRNNDTGLENQCWKDSWDSLSYSDGTLPPFPRATCEVQGYAYDAKMRAARLAREFWGDPGYADQLEREAADLKERFNRDWWVADGGYYALGLDPNGRQCDVLSSNIGHLLWSGIVQEDRAAQIAEHLVGPRLFSGWGVRTLAEGEVRYNPIGYHNGTIWPFDNSFIAWGLRRYGFAEEAATIASGILDAARYFDGRLPEAFGGYQRELTKFPVEYPTACSPQAWSTGAPLLLIRTMLGLEPHEGHLAVDPRLPLGMGRIEVLDIPGRWGRVDAFARGRLELEHQPTS, encoded by the coding sequence ATGGCCTCGAACAGCACCGTCCGCATCCTGGACGGCAACACCTTCGTGGTCTCCGAGGACACCGGTGACATCGAGGCCACGCCGAGCGAGCCGACGGGCCTCTTCTCCCTCGACATGCGGTTCCTGTCGAAGTGGGTGCTGACCGTCAACGGCGAGCGGCTCAACGCGCTCTCCTACGACGACCTCCAGTACTACGAGGCCCGCTTCTTCCTGGTGCCGGGGATGGCCACCCACTACATCGACGCCAAGCTGTCGATCATTCGGGAGCGGGCGGTGGGCGGCAGCTTCCGGGAGTCGCTGACCATCCTCAACCACGACGAGAAGGCCGTGGACCTGGAGATCCGGATGGACGCCGGCGCCGACTTCGCCGATCTGTTCCAGGTCAAGGACGAGATCCTGAACAAGAAGGGCGAGACGTACGCCGAGGCCGAGTCGGACAAGCTCCGGCTCGGCTACCGGCGCGGCAACTTCCGGCGCGAGACGGTCATCTCGGCCTCCCGGCCGGCCCGCTACGACCGCAACGGCTTCGCCTGGACCCTCCACCTCGAACCGAACGAGCAGTGGGACGCCGCCATCGACGTGCAGACCTACGCCGTCGGGCCGGGCGGCCGGGACCTGCGGATGGGGCTCCGGGCGCACGGCACGGAGCGGCTGGCCCTCCAGCACGACCTCGAGCGGTGGGTCGCCAAGGCGCCGAAGGTGAACAGCGAGCACGGCCAGGTGTCCTCGACGTACCGGCGCAGCCTCATCGACCTGGCCGCGCTGCGGTTCTCGCCGCTCTCGCTCGGCGGGCAGACCCTGCCGGCCGCCGGCCTGCCCTGGTTCATGACCATGTTCGGCCGCGACAGCATCCTCACCTGCCTCCAGGTGCTGCCGTTCGCGCCGGAGATGTCGAAGACCACGCTGCGCATCCTGGCGGCGTTGCAGGGCACCCGGTTCGACGACTTCCGCGACGAGGACCCGGGCCGGATCCTGCACGAGATGCGCTACGGCGAGACCGCCGCCTTCGAGGAGCAGCCGCACTCGCCGTACTACGGCTCGGTGGACGCCACGCCGCTGTTCATCGTGCTGCTCGACGAGTACGAGAAGTGGAGCGGCGACGTCCCGCTGGTCATGGAGCTGGAACGGGAGTGCCGGGCCGCGCTGAAGTGGATCGACGACTACGCCGACCTGGTCGGCAACGGCTACATCTGGTACGAGCGGCGCAACAACGACACCGGCCTGGAGAACCAGTGCTGGAAGGACTCGTGGGACTCCCTCTCGTACTCCGACGGCACGCTGCCGCCGTTCCCGCGGGCCACCTGCGAGGTGCAGGGGTACGCGTACGACGCGAAGATGCGGGCCGCCCGGCTGGCCCGGGAGTTCTGGGGCGACCCGGGGTACGCCGACCAGCTGGAACGCGAGGCCGCGGACCTGAAGGAGCGTTTCAACCGGGACTGGTGGGTGGCCGACGGCGGCTACTACGCCCTGGGCCTGGACCCGAACGGCCGGCAGTGCGACGTGCTCAGCTCCAACATCGGCCACCTGCTGTGGAGCGGCATCGTGCAGGAGGACCGGGCGGCGCAGATCGCCGAGCACCTGGTCGGCCCGCGGCTGTTCTCCGGCTGGGGGGTGCGCACGCTGGCCGAGGGCGAGGTGCGCTACAACCCGATCGGCTACCACAACGGCACGATCTGGCCGTTCGACAACTCGTTCATCGCCTGGGGCCTGCGCCGGTACGGCTTCGCCGAGGAGGCCGCCACCATCGCGAGCGGCATCCTGGACGCGGCGCGGTACTTCGACGGGCGGCTGCCGGAGGCGTTCGGCGGCTACCAGCGGGAGCTCACCAAGTTCCCGGTGGAGTATCCGACGGCGTGCAGCCCGCAGGCCTGGTCGACCGGCGCTCCGCTGCTGCTGATCCGGACCATGCTGGGGCTGGAGCCGCACGAGGGGCACCTCGCGGTGGACCCGCGGCTGCCGCTCGGCATGGGGCGGATCGAGGTGCTGGACATCCCGGGCCGGTGGGGCCGGGTGGACGCCTTCGCCCGGGGCCGGCTGGAACTGGAACACCAGCCCACCTCCTGA
- a CDS encoding M16 family metallopeptidase: MPDSGYPWPIETTRLDNGLRVVVSEDRTAPAVAVNIWYDVGSRHEPAGQTGFAHLFEHLMFEGSVNVAKTEHMRLIQGSGGSLNATTNPDRTNYFETVPAEHLELALWLEADRMGGLVPALTQETLDNQRDVVKNERRQRYENVPYGDAWLRLLPLLYPPGHPYHHATIGSMADLNAADLATFQAFHRTYYAPNNAVLTVVGDTTATEVFALADKYFGGLPPREDIPAAPDGRTVAATGRPAVETVTADVPAPRVYVAHRTHPYGTPGYDVTTVLATVLGTGRGSRLYQRLADGERIAQPDLVGAYGVDLAHAPAPLIATATARPGVSGDRLREGLTEVVDELTTVPVTGAELDRAKALLSTQWWRHMSTVDGRADVLGRYATQFGDPAKIGERLPAWLAVTAEEIAEQAAELLGPADRATLTYLPEETS, from the coding sequence ATGCCCGACAGCGGTTACCCCTGGCCGATCGAGACGACCCGACTGGACAACGGTCTGCGCGTGGTGGTGAGCGAGGACCGCACCGCTCCCGCCGTCGCCGTGAACATCTGGTACGACGTGGGTTCCCGCCACGAGCCGGCGGGCCAGACCGGCTTCGCGCACCTCTTCGAGCACCTGATGTTCGAGGGCTCGGTCAACGTGGCGAAGACCGAGCACATGAGGCTTATCCAGGGCTCCGGCGGCTCGCTCAACGCCACCACCAACCCGGACCGGACCAACTACTTCGAGACGGTCCCGGCCGAGCACCTGGAGCTGGCGCTCTGGCTGGAGGCCGACCGGATGGGCGGGCTCGTCCCGGCGCTGACCCAGGAGACGCTGGACAACCAGCGGGACGTGGTGAAGAACGAGCGCCGCCAGCGCTACGAGAACGTGCCGTACGGCGACGCGTGGCTGCGGCTGCTGCCGCTGCTCTATCCGCCCGGGCATCCCTACCACCACGCCACGATCGGCTCGATGGCCGACCTGAACGCCGCCGACCTGGCCACGTTCCAGGCGTTCCACCGCACCTACTACGCGCCGAACAACGCGGTGCTCACCGTGGTCGGCGACACCACCGCCACCGAGGTGTTCGCGCTGGCCGACAAGTACTTCGGCGGGCTGCCGCCGCGCGAGGACATCCCGGCGGCCCCGGACGGGCGTACCGTCGCGGCCACCGGGCGGCCCGCCGTGGAGACGGTCACCGCCGACGTGCCCGCCCCCCGTGTCTACGTCGCGCACCGCACCCACCCCTACGGCACCCCGGGATACGACGTGACGACCGTGCTCGCCACCGTGCTGGGCACCGGCCGGGGGAGCCGCCTCTACCAGCGCCTCGCCGACGGGGAACGGATCGCCCAGCCGGACCTGGTCGGGGCGTACGGGGTGGACCTGGCGCACGCCCCGGCGCCGCTGATCGCCACCGCCACGGCCCGTCCCGGGGTGTCCGGCGACCGGCTGCGCGAGGGGCTGACCGAGGTGGTGGACGAGCTGACCACCGTGCCGGTGACCGGCGCCGAGCTGGACCGGGCCAAGGCGCTGCTGAGCACCCAGTGGTGGCGGCACATGTCCACGGTGGATGGCCGGGCCGATGTCCTCGGCCGGTACGCCACCCAGTTCGGCGACCCGGCGAAGATCGGTGAGCGGCTGCCCGCCTGGCTCGCCGTCACCGCTGAGGAGATCGCCGAGCAGGCCGCCGAGCTGCTCGGCCCGGCCGACCGGGCGACCCTCACCTACCTGCCCGAGGAGACCTCATGA
- a CDS encoding aspartate-semialdehyde dehydrogenase, whose product MRIGIVGATGQVGGVMRQVLAERDFPAEELRLFASARSAGRTLPWRDGEVTVEDAATADYRGLDIVLFSAGKGTAKELAPRVAEAGAVVIDNSSAYRMDPAVPLVVAEVNPHAVADRPKGIVANPNCTTMAAMPVLRPLHREAELVSLVIATYQAVSGAGLAGVAELDEQVRKVAEHAAGLAFDGAAVEFPAPRSFARPIAFNVLPLAGSIVDDGSFETDEEQKLRNESRKILEIPGLKVSGTCVRVPVFTGHSLQINARFARPITPARARELLDGAPGVAFSEVPTPLEAAGQDPTYVGRIRADETVEHGLALFCSNDNLRKGAALNAVQIAELVAAEGR is encoded by the coding sequence ATGAGGATCGGCATTGTGGGGGCCACCGGCCAGGTCGGTGGCGTGATGCGGCAGGTGCTGGCGGAGCGCGACTTCCCGGCGGAGGAGCTGCGGCTGTTCGCCTCGGCCCGGTCGGCCGGGCGCACGCTGCCCTGGCGCGACGGCGAGGTCACCGTCGAGGACGCGGCCACCGCGGACTACCGCGGCCTGGACATCGTGCTCTTCTCGGCGGGCAAGGGCACCGCGAAGGAGCTGGCCCCCCGGGTCGCCGAGGCCGGTGCGGTCGTCATCGACAACTCCTCGGCGTACCGGATGGATCCCGCGGTGCCGCTGGTGGTCGCCGAGGTCAACCCGCACGCCGTCGCCGACCGGCCCAAGGGCATCGTGGCCAACCCGAACTGCACCACCATGGCCGCCATGCCGGTGCTGCGCCCGCTGCACCGGGAGGCCGAGCTGGTCAGCCTGGTGATCGCCACCTACCAGGCGGTGTCCGGTGCCGGCCTGGCCGGCGTGGCCGAGCTGGACGAGCAGGTCCGCAAGGTCGCCGAGCACGCCGCCGGGCTCGCCTTCGACGGGGCGGCCGTGGAGTTTCCCGCGCCGCGCTCGTTCGCCCGCCCGATCGCCTTCAACGTGCTCCCGCTGGCCGGCTCGATCGTCGACGACGGCTCCTTCGAGACCGACGAGGAGCAGAAGCTGCGCAACGAGAGCCGGAAGATCCTGGAGATCCCCGGGCTCAAGGTCAGCGGCACCTGCGTCCGGGTGCCGGTCTTCACCGGCCACTCGCTCCAGATCAATGCGCGCTTCGCCCGCCCCATCACCCCGGCCCGGGCGCGTGAGCTGCTCGACGGCGCGCCGGGCGTGGCGTTCTCCGAGGTGCCGACCCCGCTGGAGGCGGCCGGCCAGGACCCGACCTACGTCGGGCGGATCCGGGCCGACGAGACCGTCGAGCACGGCCTGGCCCTGTTCTGCTCCAACGACAACCTGCGCAAGGGCGCGGCCCTCAACGCCGTGCAGATCGCCGAACTCGTCGCGGCGGAAGGGCGCTGA
- a CDS encoding lysophospholipid acyltransferase family protein, with translation MSELVYPPVILAAKTMFRALDLRLRVEGSHHVPRTGGAVLASNHVSYLDFIFCGYGAHESGRLVRFMAKDSVFRHKVSGPLMRGMKHIPVNRAAGAGSYASAVSALRRGEVVGVFPEATISRSFTVKDLKNGAARMAQEAAVPLLPVALWGTQRLWTKGRPRTLTRRHTPITILVGEPIDPAAHPDGNALTAELRTRLTALVDQAQRDYPDQPAGPDDAWWQPAHLGGAAPTPEQAAELDRPGRRTAAS, from the coding sequence ATGTCGGAACTCGTGTACCCGCCCGTCATCCTCGCCGCCAAGACGATGTTCCGCGCTCTCGACCTGCGCCTGCGCGTCGAGGGCAGCCACCACGTGCCGCGCACCGGCGGCGCGGTGCTGGCCTCGAACCACGTCAGCTACCTCGACTTCATCTTCTGCGGGTACGGCGCGCACGAGTCCGGCCGGCTGGTCCGGTTCATGGCCAAGGACTCGGTCTTCCGGCACAAGGTCTCCGGCCCCCTCATGCGGGGCATGAAGCACATCCCGGTGAACCGGGCCGCCGGCGCCGGCTCGTACGCCTCGGCGGTGAGCGCGCTGCGCCGCGGCGAGGTGGTCGGCGTCTTCCCGGAGGCGACGATCAGCCGTTCCTTCACGGTCAAGGACCTCAAGAACGGCGCGGCCCGGATGGCCCAGGAGGCCGCCGTGCCGCTGCTGCCGGTCGCGCTCTGGGGCACCCAGCGGCTGTGGACCAAGGGCCGGCCGCGCACCCTCACCCGCCGGCACACCCCGATCACCATCCTGGTGGGCGAGCCGATCGACCCGGCCGCCCACCCGGACGGCAACGCCCTGACCGCCGAGCTGCGCACCCGCCTCACCGCGCTGGTCGACCAGGCCCAGCGGGACTATCCGGACCAGCCCGCCGGCCCGGACGACGCCTGGTGGCAGCCGGCCCACCTGGGCGGCGCCGCGCCCACCCCGGAGCAGGCCGCCGAGCTGGACCGTCCGGGTCGCCGGACCGCCGCCTCCTGA
- a CDS encoding SCP2 sterol-binding domain-containing protein, with amino-acid sequence MDVTTRFFEDLDRREFEPLLVKASGTLRFDLHEGPRTTHWLLEIDRGKVRVRQEDQEADTVVGADPRLFEELVTGEENTIAALLRGDMTVSGDLRLVLQVERTFPGPAESRGPHHAFQRRAA; translated from the coding sequence ATGGATGTGACCACGAGATTCTTCGAGGACCTGGACCGGCGGGAGTTCGAACCGCTGCTGGTCAAGGCCTCCGGAACCCTCCGGTTCGACCTGCATGAGGGGCCGCGCACCACGCACTGGCTGCTGGAGATCGACCGGGGCAAGGTCCGGGTCCGCCAGGAGGACCAGGAGGCCGACACGGTGGTCGGCGCCGACCCGCGGCTCTTCGAGGAGCTGGTGACCGGCGAGGAGAACACCATCGCCGCGCTGCTGCGGGGGGACATGACGGTCTCCGGCGACCTGCGCCTCGTGTTGCAGGTCGAACGGACCTTCCCCGGCCCGGCGGAGTCACGGGGGCCGCACCACGCGTTCCAGAGGAGGGCTGCCTGA
- a CDS encoding VOC family protein, which produces MPDLTAIVIHCRDPYLLAPFWSTVTGLPVVEDDRAKLAGRSLEPDESVLLRDPAGRRPDVWISPVDDLPGAGRIHLDLIGDAEERAAVLEAGATVVRELPRWTVLADPEGNEFCLLPRSEAHGDTLLPGH; this is translated from the coding sequence ATGCCCGATCTCACCGCGATCGTCATCCACTGCCGCGACCCCTACCTGCTCGCCCCGTTCTGGAGCACGGTGACCGGGCTGCCCGTGGTCGAGGACGACCGGGCGAAGCTCGCCGGCCGGTCGCTGGAGCCGGACGAGTCGGTGCTGCTGCGCGACCCCGCCGGCCGGCGGCCGGACGTCTGGATCAGCCCGGTCGACGACCTCCCCGGCGCCGGCCGGATCCACCTGGACCTGATCGGCGACGCGGAGGAGCGGGCCGCGGTGCTGGAGGCGGGCGCGACCGTCGTCCGCGAGCTGCCCCGGTGGACCGTGCTGGCCGACCCGGAGGGCAACGAGTTCTGCCTGCTCCCCCGGAGTGAGGCGCACGGCGACACGCTGCTGCCCGGGCACTGA
- a CDS encoding sensor histidine kinase — MPVVAATTLPPSPLDRPAGGAFTLIFTTLPALLRLTCGLVAAVVALTVRTPPVRVSLLVPTIVALTAWSVWYAVRSLRYGFTGVLVAGDVALTTAAGLAIPWLVAPEVLPGEGSWMAVLASTTVINAQATAPARWSVPAGLLVTAGYATGASLAGNPVEARAHAGTLLVQIGCAAVITAVMRGRIGRADATFADYQRLSREAVVGRAAREAERRQNRDLHDTVLATLTMVGLGAVPGPSAALRARCAADLRTLTALADARATPAGAVALDEHLRTVLARLPELAVDATLAPCRVPAAIAAALADSAAAALANVVRHAPGAATTLRLAGDAEAVVVEVADDGPGFDPAAVPAHRYGLRESIHGRMASVGGRAVVTSAPGAGTRIRLEWPGVH; from the coding sequence ATGCCGGTCGTAGCCGCCACGACCCTGCCGCCGTCCCCGTTGGACCGGCCGGCGGGCGGTGCGTTCACCCTGATCTTCACGACCCTGCCGGCGCTGCTCCGGCTCACCTGCGGGCTGGTCGCCGCGGTGGTCGCGCTGACCGTGCGCACCCCGCCGGTCCGGGTGTCCCTGCTGGTCCCGACGATCGTCGCGCTCACCGCCTGGTCCGTCTGGTACGCCGTCCGATCGCTCCGCTACGGGTTCACCGGCGTCCTGGTGGCCGGCGACGTGGCGCTGACCACCGCGGCCGGGCTGGCGATTCCCTGGCTGGTCGCGCCGGAGGTGCTGCCCGGCGAGGGGAGCTGGATGGCGGTGCTGGCCAGCACGACCGTGATCAACGCGCAGGCCACCGCCCCGGCCCGCTGGTCGGTCCCGGCCGGGCTGCTGGTCACCGCCGGATACGCGACCGGCGCCTCGCTCGCCGGCAACCCGGTCGAGGCGCGTGCGCACGCCGGGACGCTGCTGGTCCAGATCGGCTGCGCGGCGGTGATCACCGCGGTGATGCGGGGCCGGATCGGGCGCGCCGACGCCACCTTCGCGGACTACCAGCGGCTGTCGCGGGAGGCCGTGGTGGGGCGGGCCGCCCGGGAGGCCGAACGGCGGCAGAACCGGGACCTGCACGACACCGTCCTCGCCACGTTGACCATGGTCGGGCTCGGCGCGGTGCCCGGTCCGTCCGCCGCGCTGCGCGCGCGGTGCGCGGCGGATCTGCGTACCCTCACCGCCCTGGCCGACGCGCGCGCCACGCCGGCCGGTGCGGTGGCCCTGGACGAGCACCTGCGGACGGTCCTGGCCCGGCTGCCGGAGCTGGCCGTGGACGCGACGCTCGCGCCGTGCCGGGTGCCCGCGGCGATCGCCGCGGCGCTCGCCGACAGCGCCGCCGCCGCGCTGGCCAACGTGGTCCGGCACGCGCCGGGCGCCGCCACCACGCTGCGCCTGGCGGGGGACGCGGAGGCCGTCGTGGTCGAGGTGGCCGACGACGGCCCCGGCTTCGACCCGGCCGCCGTCCCGGCCCACCGGTACGGGCTGCGCGAGTCGATCCACGGCCGGATGGCCTCGGTGGGCGGCCGCGCGGTCGTGACCTCCGCCCCCGGCGCCGGCACCCGGATCCGGCTGGAGTGGCCCGGTGTCCACTGA
- a CDS encoding response regulator transcription factor: MDADAVAEDVTGGPPVGVAIVDDHPVVIDGVRAWLAGEPRLRVLATGDDPDVVLRAAPEAAVVLLDLRLHGRMVLDKLAELSAAGRRVVIYSEHTDPEIMLAALDAGAVAFLAKHEGREHCVATVLAAASDRPYVPPALAGAIVGDPRPDRPALSDKEREALLLWFQSMSKASVARRMRISEHTVKQYVDRARIKYTRAGRPAATKAALLARAIEDGLVRPEDIGIYRSQASADRPTP, encoded by the coding sequence ATGGACGCAGACGCGGTGGCGGAGGACGTGACCGGCGGGCCGCCGGTGGGCGTGGCGATCGTGGACGACCATCCGGTCGTGATCGACGGGGTACGGGCCTGGCTGGCCGGCGAGCCGCGGCTGCGCGTGCTGGCCACCGGGGACGACCCGGATGTGGTGCTGCGGGCCGCTCCGGAGGCCGCGGTGGTTTTGCTCGACCTGCGGCTGCACGGGCGGATGGTGCTCGACAAGCTCGCCGAGCTGAGCGCCGCGGGCCGCCGGGTGGTGATCTACTCCGAGCACACCGACCCGGAGATCATGCTGGCCGCGCTGGACGCCGGCGCGGTGGCGTTCCTGGCCAAGCACGAGGGTCGGGAGCACTGCGTGGCCACGGTGCTGGCCGCGGCCAGCGACCGCCCGTACGTGCCGCCCGCGCTGGCCGGTGCGATCGTGGGCGATCCACGCCCGGACCGGCCGGCCCTGTCGGACAAGGAGCGGGAGGCGCTACTGCTGTGGTTCCAGTCGATGTCCAAAGCGTCGGTGGCCCGCCGGATGCGGATCAGCGAGCACACCGTGAAGCAGTACGTGGACCGGGCGCGGATCAAGTACACCCGGGCGGGGCGCCCGGCGGCCACCAAGGCGGCCCTGCTCGCCCGGGCGATTGAGGACGGCCTCGTCCGGCCGGAAGATATCGGCATCTACCGGTCACAGGCGTCCGCCGACCGGCCGACCCCCTAA
- a CDS encoding alpha/beta hydrolase has protein sequence MTDRAVLLWIHGGGWRARSDEDGAALAPLGLRVVPATYRFAAEACWPAQLDDVRAAARAARATAGGLPLLVGGDSAGATLALHLGLRGVDRPGDVRGVLAYWAPVDPLDPEWRRRRRHDDPWAGLLGHPPAEGDPATVDATVASHLGSGVPVLLVQGRDDAAVPAAQSVGLAGRLLAAGHPAHLWLTHGGHALDLARPDIRAITAAFLDSVLPPA, from the coding sequence ATGACCGATCGCGCCGTACTGCTCTGGATCCACGGCGGCGGGTGGCGGGCCCGCTCCGACGAGGACGGGGCCGCGCTCGCCCCGCTCGGGCTGCGGGTGGTGCCGGCGACCTACCGCTTCGCGGCCGAGGCCTGCTGGCCGGCCCAGCTCGACGACGTACGCGCCGCCGCGCGGGCCGCCCGCGCCACGGCGGGCGGGCTGCCGCTGCTGGTCGGCGGCGACTCGGCCGGCGCGACGCTGGCCCTGCACCTGGGCCTGCGCGGGGTGGACCGGCCGGGCGACGTCCGGGGAGTCCTGGCCTACTGGGCGCCGGTCGACCCGCTCGACCCGGAGTGGCGGCGGCGGCGCCGGCACGACGACCCCTGGGCGGGCCTGCTCGGTCACCCGCCGGCTGAGGGCGACCCGGCGACAGTCGACGCCACCGTGGCCAGCCACCTGGGTTCCGGCGTGCCGGTGCTGCTGGTGCAGGGCCGCGACGACGCCGCCGTGCCGGCCGCCCAGTCGGTCGGGCTGGCCGGCCGGCTGCTCGCCGCCGGCCACCCGGCGCACCTCTGGCTCACCCACGGCGGGCACGCCCTGGACCTCGCCCGCCCGGACATCCGGGCGATCACCGCCGCGTTCCTGGACAGCGTCCTCCCACCGGCCTGA